The Bacteroides sp. sequence GAAAACATGCTCAGCGGCCTGAAAATAAAGGTATAGCCAAAGGCATACAGCCCTGCAATTTCAGCCGAAAATCCCTTGGTAAACATAAAGATGGGCAGGGCCCCCGAGAGGTTGTTCGTAAAGTTGAGCAAGAGGTTGAAGCGAGGATAGCCCGAATAAACCATGGCTTGCTCACGGATACGCTCCATTGAAAGGGCGGCATCCAGTTTGAATAACTTTTTGCCCACGCGAGCCAGCATATAGGCCGTGCTGCCTGCCTGGGCCATGATCTGTGCAGCGAGCAGCCCGTTGAAGGGCGCCCTGAGCAAGCCCGTCAATACCCTCACCCCGTTCAGCACAGAATAATGAGTCAGGGTGCTGCCGGCAATAATACCAAACTGCTTGTTGCGGTTGGCATAATAGGTGGCGCCCTGGAACAATCCGTGCATCAACAGGCTCAGCGGCAGAAACCACAGCCAGGGCTTCAGGCCTGCATTGCCCGACAGGCGCGTGAAAAATCCACCAGCCACACCCGTCAGTAAAAGCACCAGCAGAGAAACGACCAGGGTGATCATCAGCACCAGCCAGAACAGCGACCTGGCCGCCTGATCGCTGCGTGGCAGCATGATGGCCTGCTCATATTTGGCTGTGCCAAGCACCGAGGCCACACTGAAAATGCCCAGGTAAAGGGCCATCAAACCAAAATCATCGGGGCTGAACAGACGGGCAAACAGGGGGGAGAGCGCAAGCGAAAGTCCCTGGGCCACCAGGGAACTGGAAAACAACTTCAGGAAGTTTTGTATGCCTTCCTGGCGGAGCAGCGCTTTTACCATCCGTTTTCGCTTCTTTTGCTGGCACAAAAAGGGGGCCAATATCTCTTGCAACAGCAAATTTCGCAAAAAAAACCAACCTTTTTAAGCTTTTATGGTTTACTTCGTATTAACTCATTGTTAATTCCAAACTCATGAGCAAGGTATACTGCAAATCGGACTTCAAAAAACTGGAAAAAGAATTTAAGATTCAGCGCCTCCAGCAGGAGGGTGATCTTCCGGAGGGCAAAGAAACCGCCGCAAAACCTATACCTTTGGAGCACACCAAGGACAACATAATGTATAAGATTCAAAAGGCGCTGACCGGACTCTGGCAGATCATCAAAAACCCCTGGCTGCTGAACCACGTCCTCGATGAGGAGGTGTACTGGCGAAAAAGGGTCGTTAAGCAGTACGGCTTTGAAAACGGGCTTCCCGTGATCGCTCTTGAGGATTTGTTCCCCGGCTTTGATGAGACCGTGACGCCCTATGCCTTTCTGGATGGCAGCTGTTTGCCCACCGACCTGGCTTTGCTGCGTGCCCTGGCTCGTAAATACAAGGTGGGAAGCTACCTCGAGATCGGCACATGGCGCGGCGAAAGCGTGGCCAACGTGGCCCCCCTGGTCAGTGAAGCCGTGACCATCAACCTGCCCGATAATGAAATGCGCGCCATGGGAATGACAGAGGAATATATTGGCTTGCATCGCCTGTTTTCGAAGAATCTGGCCAATGTCACTCACCTGCAGGCCAACTCCCTGGGCTTCGATTTCAGCTCGCTGAAGAAGGCTTTTGATATGATCTTTGTGGATGGCGACCACCATTACGAAGCCGTGAGATCCGACTCAGGCCAAATACTGAAAGCATTAAACCAGGACAC is a genomic window containing:
- a CDS encoding oligosaccharide flippase family protein, whose protein sequence is MVKALLRQEGIQNFLKLFSSSLVAQGLSLALSPLFARLFSPDDFGLMALYLGIFSVASVLGTAKYEQAIMLPRSDQAARSLFWLVLMITLVVSLLVLLLTGVAGGFFTRLSGNAGLKPWLWFLPLSLLMHGLFQGATYYANRNKQFGIIAGSTLTHYSVLNGVRVLTGLLRAPFNGLLAAQIMAQAGSTAYMLARVGKKLFKLDAALSMERIREQAMVYSGYPRFNLLLNFTNNLSGALPIFMFTKGFSAEIAGLYAFGYTFIFRPLSMFSQSTLQVLSQKIIADHNEGKYVYPSLKKLVMRFFWLGIGPFALLAIFAPALFRLVFTEEYMMAGTFLQIFSPWLFMVFLTSPLSFIPELFFRQKKAMVIDLIYLVLRFFALAAGIWRQDLWLSLGLFSAVSFGVVTYNLLWYLSLARRQAIVPELNSKQKE
- a CDS encoding class I SAM-dependent methyltransferase, which produces MSKVYCKSDFKKLEKEFKIQRLQQEGDLPEGKETAAKPIPLEHTKDNIMYKIQKALTGLWQIIKNPWLLNHVLDEEVYWRKRVVKQYGFENGLPVIALEDLFPGFDETVTPYAFLDGSCLPTDLALLRALARKYKVGSYLEIGTWRGESVANVAPLVSEAVTINLPDNEMRAMGMTEEYIGLHRLFSKNLANVTHLQANSLGFDFSSLKKAFDMIFVDGDHHYEAVRSDSGQILKALNQDTGIVVWHDYARNPEQTRWSVLAGIIDGLPKEMHQHLYHVSNTMCAVYLPGLSPEIPRRSLNPNVHPGKYFELRLKTIKLKP